A section of the Bifidobacterium sp. ESL0728 genome encodes:
- a CDS encoding dihydroorotate dehydrogenase electron transfer subunit, with the protein MPTVTTRTVEQQAIKAGRKPGRRTDEVIAASVLSDGIYELVIRDPYVARTAEPAQFVNLYPSDARMVLPRPFGVAKIEGDDVTLIYQIVGAGTQEFSQLQAGDVVDVLGPLGKPFDVSKPANYVLVGGGLGVPPLLYAAQILNQRNDGSEVTSVFGYRDECFADDLVAPFADRTHSIVNAEGNVVDLLNDIEDELNNAGKQPIILSCGPTPMMKAVAAWASKRNIPAQFSLEARMGCGYGACVACVVDTPSGRLKVCKDGPVFTTEELGWEA; encoded by the coding sequence ATGCCTACTGTCACCACCAGAACTGTCGAACAGCAGGCGATCAAGGCCGGACGGAAGCCCGGCAGGCGCACCGATGAGGTGATTGCCGCTTCGGTGCTTTCAGATGGCATATACGAGCTGGTCATCCGCGATCCGTATGTGGCCAGAACCGCAGAACCGGCACAGTTCGTGAACCTCTATCCTTCTGATGCCAGAATGGTGCTGCCTCGCCCGTTTGGGGTCGCCAAGATCGAGGGCGATGACGTAACGTTGATCTACCAGATCGTCGGGGCTGGAACGCAAGAGTTTTCACAGCTTCAAGCTGGAGATGTTGTCGATGTCCTCGGGCCGTTGGGCAAGCCGTTCGATGTCTCCAAGCCCGCTAATTATGTACTTGTTGGTGGAGGCCTTGGTGTGCCGCCGCTACTGTATGCCGCACAAATACTCAACCAACGCAACGATGGCAGCGAGGTTACTTCCGTTTTCGGTTATCGAGACGAGTGTTTTGCCGACGATTTGGTTGCGCCTTTTGCGGATAGAACTCATAGCATTGTCAATGCCGAAGGCAACGTCGTCGATTTGCTCAACGACATCGAAGACGAGCTCAACAATGCTGGTAAGCAGCCGATAATCCTTTCCTGCGGACCGACGCCGATGATGAAAGCAGTCGCAGCATGGGCCAGCAAGCGCAACATTCCCGCCCAATTCAGCCTCGAAGCCCGCATGGGCTGCGGCTATGGAGCGTGTGTGGCTTGCGTGGTCGATACGCCGAGCGGAAGGCTGAAGGTCTGCAAGGATGGCCCTGTTTTCACCACTGAAGAACTTGGCTGGGAGGCGTGA
- the pyrE gene encoding orotate phosphoribosyltransferase — protein sequence MTPIDERFTEFLLESGALKFGDFTLKSGRQSPYFINAGAFNDGRKIATLGAFYAEKITSSIADGTLPKDIATIFGPAYKGIPLAVSTAIALTSMHRMEIGYTFDRKEKKDHGDGGILVGTPLKDGMKVLLVDDVMTAGTAVREVVPKLKSAANVDIVGLVLSVDRMEKTKDSDISAVKSVEQEFGFPVLSIANVREIFASASRMVTVDGKPLLDDDLKERADKYLAKYGA from the coding sequence ATGACACCGATTGACGAGCGATTCACCGAATTCCTGCTCGAATCCGGTGCGCTGAAATTCGGTGACTTCACGCTGAAGTCTGGCCGACAGTCGCCTTACTTCATCAATGCGGGTGCATTCAATGACGGCCGTAAAATCGCCACGTTGGGTGCGTTTTACGCCGAAAAAATCACGTCATCCATTGCAGACGGCACACTTCCCAAGGATATCGCCACGATTTTCGGACCGGCGTATAAGGGCATTCCGCTGGCGGTTTCCACGGCCATCGCGCTGACCAGCATGCACCGCATGGAGATCGGGTATACCTTCGATCGCAAGGAAAAGAAAGACCACGGTGACGGTGGCATCCTCGTCGGCACGCCGCTTAAGGATGGCATGAAGGTTCTATTGGTCGATGACGTGATGACCGCCGGCACCGCCGTGCGTGAGGTTGTTCCGAAACTCAAGTCCGCCGCAAACGTCGATATCGTGGGCCTTGTCCTTTCGGTCGATCGCATGGAAAAGACCAAGGATTCCGACATCTCTGCCGTCAAGTCGGTAGAGCAGGAATTCGGCTTCCCCGTCCTCTCCATCGCCAACGTCCGTGAGATTTTCGCCTCCGCCTCACGCATGGTCACCGTAGATGGCAAGCCGCTGCTCGATGATGATCTCAAGGAGCGAGCCGATAAATATTTGGCCAAGTATGGTGCCTGA
- a CDS encoding dihydroorotate dehydrogenase: MSEQTEQAEQMNVFEPHEWRHKTIVAGTEWKNLVGTASGTFQLDACGDYYDVSQMGAICTKGVSPVPWEGNPSPRTAESPSGMVNAVGLQNPGVDHYLIDELPRLKKLGAMVITNVAGHSDEDYTQVVEKLADSEADMLEINVSCPNVSHGGMSVGTDPVVLSRLIKHLRTLTDKPMIVKLSPNVTDIVQIAHAAVDAGADALSLINTLVGMRIDINTGKPIIANRTGGVSGPAIFPIALSFVWRVRQAIPDIPIIGIGGIDSGEKALEYLYAGANAVEVGAAALFDPTAPMRVARELDDLLDSRPELAAKLAKGQTW, encoded by the coding sequence ATGAGTGAACAGACGGAACAGGCCGAACAAATGAATGTCTTCGAACCCCACGAATGGCGTCACAAGACCATCGTCGCAGGGACGGAATGGAAGAATCTGGTCGGCACAGCCTCGGGCACGTTCCAGCTCGACGCCTGCGGAGACTACTATGACGTCAGTCAGATGGGCGCCATCTGTACCAAAGGCGTCTCTCCGGTACCTTGGGAAGGCAATCCTTCGCCTAGAACCGCCGAATCCCCGTCCGGCATGGTCAACGCCGTCGGCTTGCAGAATCCCGGCGTCGACCACTATTTGATAGACGAATTGCCACGACTCAAGAAGCTCGGTGCGATGGTCATCACCAACGTCGCCGGCCACAGCGACGAGGACTATACCCAGGTTGTCGAGAAACTTGCCGATTCCGAAGCTGACATGTTGGAAATCAACGTCAGCTGCCCGAACGTCAGCCACGGTGGCATGAGCGTCGGCACCGACCCCGTGGTACTCAGCCGGCTGATCAAGCACTTGCGGACGCTGACCGACAAGCCGATGATTGTCAAGCTTTCCCCAAACGTCACCGACATCGTGCAAATCGCACACGCAGCAGTGGATGCCGGAGCGGACGCGCTGAGCCTCATCAACACGCTGGTCGGCATGCGCATTGACATCAACACCGGCAAGCCGATCATCGCCAACCGTACCGGCGGCGTCTCCGGCCCCGCTATCTTCCCCATAGCCCTGAGCTTCGTCTGGCGCGTGCGCCAGGCCATCCCCGACATCCCGATTATCGGCATCGGTGGTATTGATTCGGGGGAGAAGGCGTTGGAATATCTCTACGCCGGTGCGAACGCCGTCGAGGTCGGAGCCGCCGCGCTGTTCGACCCGACCGCTCCTATGCGCGTTGCACGTGAGCTGGATGATTTGCTTGATTCCCGCCCCGAGCTTGCCGCGAAACTTGCCAAAGGGCAGACTTGGTGA